The Entomobacter blattae nucleotide sequence CATTCTTTGATACTATTACTGTAAAGACAGATGGTTATACCGAAGTCATTTTACATAACGCCTTGCAGGCAGGGATAAATCTACGCCATTCCTCTCCAGAGAGTATCGGTATTAGTTTTGATGAAAAAACTACCCCTGATCATATTCACACTCTATGGCAATGTTTCTCTCTTAAGAGTGAAATCGCAGCAGAGACAATAGAGTCTCAGTTAGGTGCACTCCCTTCTGTTATTCCAGACTCTCTTCAACGGAGTCTTCCTTATCTTACGCATCCAGTATTTTCCTCACACCGTTCTGAAACGGCGTTATTACGGTATATGCGTACTTTATCAGATAAGGATCTTGCCCTCGATCGTACCATGATACCGCTTGGGTCTTGCACGATGAAGCTAAATGCCACCATAGAGATGCTTCCCCTCACATGGCCTGGTTTTAGTGATATCCATCCCTTTGTTCCCGATGATCAATCTGCTGGATATCGGGAGATGATTGCGGATATGGAAAAAAAATTGTGTCTTCTCAGCGGATATGATGCCATTTCCTTTCAGCCTAACTCTGGAGCTCAAGGAGAATATGCGGGTCTTTTAGCCATCAGGCACTATCATCATGCCAAAGGGGATTTTCACCGCACGATTTGCCTTATTCCTTCCTCAGCTCATGGGACCAATCCTGCTTCAGCCCATATGGCTGGGATGGATGTTGTGGTGGTAGAGTGCGATCAGAAAGGAAATGTTGACATTAGCGATCTAAAGGCCAAAATTGCCCAACATCATCAAACGATAGCAGCCATTATGATCACCTACCCATCGACACATGGGGTTTTTGAAGAATCTATCAAAGAGATCTGTGCCCTTGTTCATCAGGCTGGCGGGCAAGTTTATCTAGATGGCGCCAATATGAATGCCCAAATCGGGATTTCACGTCCTGGAGATTATGGGGCGGATGTAAGTCATTTTAACCTGCATAAAACCTTCTGCATCCCGCACGGTGGTGGGGGGCCTGGTATGGGGCCGATTGGGGTTAAGAAACATTTAATACCTTATCTTCCAGAAAAACCAGAAAAGGGCTCGGGTTATGCTGTTTCCGCTACCCAGTTTGGTTCTGCGTCCATTCTGCCAATCTCATGGGTTTATATGTTGCTTATGGGGAGTGAAGGGTTAAGAAAGGCTACAGAAATAGCTATTTTGAATGCCAATTACATTGCCAGTCGGCTTAACCCATTTTTCCCCGTGTTATATAGTGGAGAAAGAGGGCATGTCGCCCATGAATGTATTATTGATTTACGACCCTTGAAGCAGGCAACGGGCGTAACCGTAGAGGATGTTGCCAAACGATTAATGGATTTTGGTTTCCATGCACCAACGGTGAGTTTTCCAGTTGCCGGAACCCTCATGATAGAACCAACAGAGTCAGAAAATAAGTACGAATTGGATCGTTTTTGTGATGCGATGATTATGATCCGTAAAGAAATTTCTGAAATCGAGAATGGAACCCTTAAGGTGGAAGAAAGCCCGCTTCGGCATGCCCCTCATACTGTGCGAGATGCCACAGAGTCTCTTTGGGCTAGGCCATACTCACGAGAAAAAGCTTTTCTTCCTGGCACCATACCTCCTGGAGCTAAATATTGGCCCCCTGTTAACAGGGTAGATAACGCTTATGGTGATAGAAACCTGATCTGTTCTTGTCCTCCAATGGCCGCTTATAGCTAAAGATCTGCTCTAATGGGGCACATAACAATTTTATATGTGTCCCATACTCCTTTTTTCATAGTTTAGCCTGTTTTTTCAGATTCTTTAATGAAGATTAGTTATCTTCAGGAAGGCCGCCATTGCCAAAAATATAATTGCTAATTTGCTGCTCAAGGCTTGCTGCATCTCTTGTATTGGTAACAGTAGCATTTTCAGAAAGCATTTTGGTAGAAGTTCCAGGTCGGATAAAAACCCCATAATCAGATGTCATGGTGGCACTGTCGATATCAAACCGGCTATCATCGGGAATTTTTAAAGATTTATTAATAAACAGGATAACATCGGCCATATAACTGTTTTTATCAAGGGTGATTTGATCCACCATCCCTACAGTGACCCCTCCAATTAAAACAGCATCGTGGGGTTTCAGTCCATTGGCAGAAACAAAACGGGCATGTAATGGGTAAAGATCGCCATGAACTTTAACCTGGGAAGTTTTCGCATAAAAGCAAAACAGGCCTGCAACTAGAATCACTAGGCTACTAAACGCAATTGCACTTTTACTATGGGCCTGTGCCATTTATGGGTTTCTCCTTCTCAAATCCAGCCAAATCATTATAGGCACTTTTCAGCATGATGAAGCTCTGATAGACAATCTTATAAAGGAAATAGTTTTTTATGACTATTAGATAAATTCAAATAAACGAAGGCGTAAGTTCTATGGGTTTCTTTCAAGGTGTCATCATTGCTATTTTACAGGGGATGACCGAGCTTTTCCCCGTAAGCAGCTTAGGGCATGCAGTCGTCGTTCCTGCATTATTTGGATGGCATGTTGACAGACATGATGAGGCCTTCTTGCCATTTTTGGTGATGCTCCATCTGGGGACGGCAGTAGCCCTTTTACTCTTTTTCTGGAAAGATTGGGAAGCCCTTACCAAAGGGGCATTAGGGCATTATGGCCAGTTCCACCAACGAGAAAGTTGGCATATCCTTTCACTTCTGGTTATTGCTACCATTCCAGCAGTTATTATTGGAGCTATTTTTGAATCTCTTTTACGGTCACTCTTTGGTACCCCCGACATTGTCGCCTTGTTACTCATCTGTAACGGGCTGGTATTGCTGATTGCTGAGAAAATAAAAAGCCGATATGATTTTGAAAAGCGTACCCCCCTGCCCTCCATTGCCCAACTTACCCATCGAGATGCCTTATTTATTGGCTGTTTTCAGTGTGCAGCTTTTTTGCCAGGGATTTCCCGTTCAGGAGTCACAATTGTTGCGGGATTGTTACGAAAACTCGACCATGAAATGGCCGCGCGTTTTTCATTTTTACTGGCATTACCCATTATTTTAGCCGCCTCTGCACATGAGGGCTTTAAGGCAGTGCGTGTGCAAATTGCCTTTTCACAATGGGCTTTAGCGGGCTTCTGCTCAATTTTGGCTGCGATTACAGCTTTGCTGAGCACAGCCTTTTTAATGAAGTATTTTAAAAATAACGATAAATGGGCCCTGACCCCTTTCGCTCTTTACTGTATTGGCTTGGGATTCTTCAGCTTTTTAGTATTGGCGATATTTTAAGGTTTACTCTTAATAAAGGGTTTTTCTAAGATAGAGAGACTAAGACGTGATTTTATTTGATAGCAACAAATTTTCTGTTAACGGCCCACTACCAGAATTCTGTGAAAACGATTGAGTTCATTAAAAAGTCCGGCCATGCGAGAAACTTCGGCATACAAACCATCCGTTGGCAAATAGAGAAGGACAAAATCAACCGTAACAGGGGAAACACTATATTTGCTCGCCATTTTTGCCTCTGAACGTACAGTGCTTTTCTGTTCTATGTTAGGCTTTGTTAATTTTATATTAGCGAGGCTAAGAAATTTTTCTTTATTAAGACCAAAAAAATTAGAATGGTCTTATAAGAAGAGCACAAACTGATCAATCTGTTTTACGGTTGTATGTGAAGGTACAATTTCAACAGAGCTTGGATTCAACATCATTCGGAGAGTGCAAAAGGGTTTCTGCCAAAAACAGCTTAACCATTTGTAAGAGCGCTAATAGGCTTCTTTATCAGTTATGAACACGTCATTAAATATTAAAAAACTGCTTTTCAGGGCATAATAATTGTAGAGAACCAAAAAGCAGTTTTTCATTTCTTATCTATTCTACGGCTACATCTATTCTACTGTTACAGATTTTGCCAGATTTCTTGGTTGATCAACATCGGTGCCTTTCTTGATAGCAACTTCATAAGCTAAATATTGAATGGGAACGGTATAGATGATAGGGGCTACAAAAGCATCAACCTCTGGGAGGATAATACATTGTTCGGCCACGGTTTGAAGGCGCTCAGCCCCTGCTTGATCCGTAAAGACCAAAAGCCGGCCACCACGGGCCTTGGCTTCCTGTAAGTTAGAGGCGATTTTATCAAACTGTGGGCCAGAGGGTGCAATAGCAATAACGGGAACAGTTTGGTCAATCAAGGCAATGGGGCCATGTTTCATCTCTCCCGCCGCATAGGCTTCGGCATGGATATAGGAAATCTCCTTAAGCTTTAAAGCCCCTTCCAAAGCAAGGGGGAAAAAACTTCCACGGCCGAGATAAAGAACGGTTTTGGCATCAGCAACAAATTCTGCCATTTGTTGAATCTCTTTTTTCTTGACAAATATCTGAGAGATCTTGCTGGGCAGCTCCAAGAGATGATTAACCATTTCCTCTTCCTGGAGAGGGTCGATCTTATTATGGGCCCGTGCCAATGCAATGGCTAGGCATGCCAGCACCGAAAGCTGGGCAGAGAAGGCCTTGGTGCTGGCAACACTAATTTCTGGGCCTGCGACTGTGCCAAAAACATAATCACTTTGGCGGGCAATGCTGCTTTGGTCCACATTGACGATGGAGACAATATGCTGTTCATTTTCTCTAAAGGTTTTTAGGGCAGCAAGGGTATCGGCCGTCTCCCCTGACTGGGAAACCAGAATACCGAGGCCCCCTTTTTCCATCGGGGGATTACGGTAGCGTAACTCACTTGCTACGTCGATATCAACGGGAATACGGGCATAATTCTCAATCCAATAACGCCCAATCAAGCCAGCATAAAATGCTGAGCCACACGCTGAAATGCTAACACGGTGGATGGAGGATAGATCAAATGGCAGGTTTAAAGGAACAATCCTATGGGTGGTCGGGTCGATAAAGCGCTGAAGGGTTTGGCCTACAACAACCGGATGCTCGTGGAGTTCTTTTTCCATATAATGGCGGTAACCATCTTTGCCAATGGAACCAGCTGCAAGGGCGGTGGTTTTGATTTCTCTTTCAACTGGATTACCATCCATTGTGTAAATGGTTGCATCATGCTGTGTCATCACCACGCAATCACCATCTTCCAGGTAACTGATTTTTTGCGTAAGCGGAGCAAGGGCGAGGCTGTCAGATCCTAGGAACATTTCCTTTTCTCCGTAGCCAATCACCAGGGGAGCCCCATGGCGGGCCCCAATCACCATATTGTCGTATCCAGCAAAAATCATAGCAAGAGCATAGGCCCCCCGAAGGCGTTGAAGGGTTGCAATCGCTGCTTGCAGA carries:
- the gcvP gene encoding aminomethyl-transferring glycine dehydrogenase, translating into MLNSPDKNLWQSVPMSIQNFPDRHIGPSPVEIAEMLKEIGLENLEQLVDETIPSSIHQGQDVPLFNALSEEETLKKVREVAARNKVLFSMIGQGYYNTVLPLVIQRNILENPAWYTAYTPYQPEISQGRLEALLNFQTMVSDLTGLAVANASLLDEATAAAEAMALARKVSRSDKNIFFIDEDCHPQTIAVIKTRAETAEIDIQVGSPKELNPVSVFGALFQYPGSSGQVEDYSSTISSLHENHAIACLAVDLLAMTLLKSPGELQADVAIGSVQRFGLPLGFGGPHAGFMAVKEEYKRALPGRIVGVSVDSRKQPALRLALQTREQHIRREKATSNICTAQALPAILASMYAVWHGPEGLHVMASRIHTLTKTLVAGLRLLGYDIKNSTFFDTITVKTDGYTEVILHNALQAGINLRHSSPESIGISFDEKTTPDHIHTLWQCFSLKSEIAAETIESQLGALPSVIPDSLQRSLPYLTHPVFSSHRSETALLRYMRTLSDKDLALDRTMIPLGSCTMKLNATIEMLPLTWPGFSDIHPFVPDDQSAGYREMIADMEKKLCLLSGYDAISFQPNSGAQGEYAGLLAIRHYHHAKGDFHRTICLIPSSAHGTNPASAHMAGMDVVVVECDQKGNVDISDLKAKIAQHHQTIAAIMITYPSTHGVFEESIKEICALVHQAGGQVYLDGANMNAQIGISRPGDYGADVSHFNLHKTFCIPHGGGGPGMGPIGVKKHLIPYLPEKPEKGSGYAVSATQFGSASILPISWVYMLLMGSEGLRKATEIAILNANYIASRLNPFFPVLYSGERGHVAHECIIDLRPLKQATGVTVEDVAKRLMDFGFHAPTVSFPVAGTLMIEPTESENKYELDRFCDAMIMIRKEISEIENGTLKVEESPLRHAPHTVRDATESLWARPYSREKAFLPGTIPPGAKYWPPVNRVDNAYGDRNLICSCPPMAAYS
- a CDS encoding MlaD family protein, translated to MAQAHSKSAIAFSSLVILVAGLFCFYAKTSQVKVHGDLYPLHARFVSANGLKPHDAVLIGGVTVGMVDQITLDKNSYMADVILFINKSLKIPDDSRFDIDSATMTSDYGVFIRPGTSTKMLSENATVTNTRDAASLEQQISNYIFGNGGLPEDN
- a CDS encoding undecaprenyl-diphosphate phosphatase, translated to MGFFQGVIIAILQGMTELFPVSSLGHAVVVPALFGWHVDRHDEAFLPFLVMLHLGTAVALLLFFWKDWEALTKGALGHYGQFHQRESWHILSLLVIATIPAVIIGAIFESLLRSLFGTPDIVALLLICNGLVLLIAEKIKSRYDFEKRTPLPSIAQLTHRDALFIGCFQCAAFLPGISRSGVTIVAGLLRKLDHEMAARFSFLLALPIILAASAHEGFKAVRVQIAFSQWALAGFCSILAAITALLSTAFLMKYFKNNDKWALTPFALYCIGLGFFSFLVLAIF
- a CDS encoding DNA recombination protein RmuC, whose translation is MASKYSVSPVTVDFVLLYLPTDGLYAEVSRMAGLFNELNRFHRILVVGR
- the glmS gene encoding glutamine--fructose-6-phosphate transaminase (isomerizing) gives rise to the protein MCGIVAAISQTPVTQIIFEALRRLEYRGYDSAGIATLVTDRIERRRVAGKLDNLEKLLKEKPLPGHTGIGHTRWATHGAPTEINAHPHMTDKVCIVHNGIIENYEELRTELTEAGQIFRTDTDSEAVVQLLDYYLTQGKTPLQAAIATLQRLRGAYALAMIFAGYDNMVIGARHGAPLVIGYGEKEMFLGSDSLALAPLTQKISYLEDGDCVVMTQHDATIYTMDGNPVEREIKTTALAAGSIGKDGYRHYMEKELHEHPVVVGQTLQRFIDPTTHRIVPLNLPFDLSSIHRVSISACGSAFYAGLIGRYWIENYARIPVDIDVASELRYRNPPMEKGGLGILVSQSGETADTLAALKTFRENEQHIVSIVNVDQSSIARQSDYVFGTVAGPEISVASTKAFSAQLSVLACLAIALARAHNKIDPLQEEEMVNHLLELPSKISQIFVKKKEIQQMAEFVADAKTVLYLGRGSFFPLALEGALKLKEISYIHAEAYAAGEMKHGPIALIDQTVPVIAIAPSGPQFDKIASNLQEAKARGGRLLVFTDQAGAERLQTVAEQCIILPEVDAFVAPIIYTVPIQYLAYEVAIKKGTDVDQPRNLAKSVTVE